Genomic DNA from Paenibacillus donghaensis:
CCCGGAATATGTGCAGGCTATGAAAGAGGTCGCAGCTGAACTGGATGTAGAGCTGGTTGATCTCAGTGCTCTTAGCAACACCTATTTCAACTCGATTGGCTTCGAGGCTACACGAGCAGTCTTCCTGCATCTTGATCCGGGCATCTATGCAGCTTTTGCCGGCGGATCGGCTGACAATACCCACTTCCAGGAGTATGGCGCCATCCAGATGGCCCGCCTGCTTGCGGGCGGTGTGCAGCAGCTTGATATTCCGCTGGCCGCTTATGTCCGCGAGCTGGATCAGCCCGATGCCGTTCCGGCGAAGCCGACAGGAGTGGTAGCAGGCAGCATCAGCAATGCAGGAGCTGTGCTGCAATGGACCAAGGTGGACAATACGGACATTTACCGCATATACCGCAAGCTTGCGGCAGCTGATGAATCCGCTTACCGCTTGGCCAGCACCTCGACCGTTCCGACGATTTCACTTGGCGGACTGGCGGAAGGCCAGAGCTATACCTTCCGGGTCAGCGCCGTGAACGGGCGGGGCGAATCGGAGCTGTCCGATGAGGTGGCCGTCACCACCAAATTAGCCACCTTCCGCTATGACTTCGGTCCGGCAGGATCGCCGGTAGCCGCAGGTTATACCGAAGTGAATCGTAGTGTGCTGTACACGCCGGAACGGGGGTACGGCCTGACTTCAAGCGAGGGCATGGCTGACCGCGACCGCGGCAGTGCCACCGATGATCTGCGCCGGGATTTCGTAATCTTTTTCGGAGGAAGTTATGAGTTCAAGGTTGATCTGCCGAACGGGTATTACACCGTCAAGACCTACACAGGCGATTGGATCGGTTCAACCAAGACGAATGTGGCGATTGAAGGCAAGGATTACGGCTTGATTTCCTCAGGTAAGGAGAACATTGCCGAGAAGTTATACAACCAGGTAGCCGTCAAAGACGGCCAGATGAATCTGGTGTTCAGCGGAACGACCGCCCATCTGAATGGTGTGGAGATTACTCCGCTGCTGCAGGCGCCGACTGGTCTCAAGCTGACAGACCTTGATCTAAGCGCTGATCCGGTCACGGCCACATTAGCCTGGGACTTGATGGATGGAGCCGCGAAATACCGCGTATACCGCCAGGCCACCACAGGAGGCCTGGCGGAGCTGCTGGCCGAAACGGCAAGCCCGTCCTATATAGATGCCGCAGCGGATATGGGCATGGATTATATGTATACGATTACATCGGTGGATGCTACCGGACTGGAGTCGGTGGCTTCTCAGCTCCTGAATGTATCCATGGTGGATGCTTCGGTAGCCAAGGCAGCCGTGCCAACCGGCTTAACCCTGCAGTCAACTGACAAGAATGAGCTGACCTTCACCTGGCAGCAGGATGCCGCAGCCACAAGGTATCAGGTGTACCGTTCATCCTCGGCGGATGGGGAATATCTCCTGATCGGCCGCACGGCAGAAGCCTCCTATACGGATACAACTGTTCTGACTACCGTTTCCTATTACTACAAGGTATCTGCCGTGAATGCCGGGGGCATCTCCGGGCTGTCCGATGCACTTAAGACGCCTGCAGTAACTACCTTGCAGCGGAACATGGAATATCTGGACCGTGCTCCTATAGCCGTGAAGACGGAGCAGGGCAATCTGGTCAGCTGGCGGATGCTGGGACTTGATCCCGAGTCTATCGGGTTTCATGTGTATCGCGGAAAAGAGAAGCTGACGGATGCTCCGCTGACCGCAAGCACCAACTATCTCGATCCGTCAGGAACTGAGGATTCCAAGTATACAATCACCACCGTCCTGAACGGTTTAGAGAAGCCGGCAACGGCAGAATTCGGCGTATGGGAGAAGCAATATCTCTCCGTACCGCTGCAGAAGCCGGCGGATGACTACACCAAGGACGGCCAGCCGTATACGTATGTGGCCGGTGATGCCAGCGTAGGCGATCTTGACGGTGATGGGGTATACGAGATTGTCATGCTCTGGTCGCCTTCGATCAGCAAGGACAATTCACAGGCCGGGTATACAGGCCTTGTCTATATGGATGCTTATAAGCTCGATGGAACTAGAATGTGGCGGATCAGCCTGGGTCCCAACATCCGCTCTGGTGCCCATTATTCACCGTTCCTGGTCTATGATCTGGACAGTGACGGACGTGCCGAGGTGATGCTGAAGACAGCGGATGGAACGGTGGACGGCCAAGGCACAGTCATTGGAAATGCTGAGGCCGACTATCGGAACAGCGGCGGTTATGTCCTGCTGGGCGATGAATATCTGACCGTCTTCGAGGGACTTACCGGCCGGGCTGTGGACACTGTCAGCTATGACCCTCCGCGCGGGGATGTCGCGGCCTGGGGCGACGGCTACGGCAACCGCGTGGACCGTTTCCTGGCAGCAGTAGCTTATCTGGACGGTGAGCATCCCAGTGCGATGTTCAGCCGGGGATATTATACAAGAACCGTACTGGTCGCTTACGATTACCGCGAGGGCAAGCTGGTGAAGAGATGGCGTTTTGACAGCACTGACGAGGCTTATGGCAAAGATTTCGAAGCCCAGGGCAATCACAATCTGTCCGTTGGCGATGTGGATAGCGACGGCAAGGATGAGATTACCTTTGGGGCGATGGCGATCGATGACGACGGGACACCGCTCTACAATACCAAGCTGGGGCATGGCGATGCGCTCCACTTCGGTGATCTTGATCCTTCCAGACCGGGGCTGGAGGTGTTCGATGTCCATGAGCATAAGGAATCCAAATATGGCATCGAGATGCGGGATGCTGCTTCGGGCGAAGCGATCTGGGGCATTTATACCGGCCTGGACACAGGCCGCGGCATGTCGGCGGATATTGATCCGAATTACCCCGGTGAGGAAGTGTGGGCTTCCACCATTGCCAGTGAGCAGCATGTTCCAATCACAGGATTGTACAGCGTCAAGGGTGAACTGATTACGAAGAATATTCCGTCTTCAACGAATTTTGGCGTATGGTGGGACGGTGATCTGCTGCGTGAGCTGATGGATAATAACCGCGTGGACAAATGGGACTGGGACAACGAAACTACGGTTAATCTGCTGACGGCTGCAGGAGCAGCTTCCAACAACTCCACCAAGGCGAATCCGAGCCTGCAGGCCGACCTGTTCGGGGATTGGCGCGAGGAGATCATGTGGCGCTCCTCCGACAGCTCGGAGATGCGTATCTATACCACGACAGATCAGACGGATTACCGGATACGCACTTTAATGCATGATCCGATCTATCGTCTGGGCGTCGCCTGGCAGAATGTCGGCTATAACCAGCCGCCGCATCCGGGGTTCTATCTGGGAACGGACATGGAGACGCCACCACCACCGGCCATTGTATTGGCAGGACAGCCGCAGGAGCCAGTCGGGGAGGCGCCAGCGCAGCCGGTATTGTCAAGCAACAACGGGCATGGTACGGGGCTGCTGGATGGAGACTATCAGATTACGATGAATTTATGGTGGGGGACCAATGGCACAACCTACAAGCTGTATGAGAATGGACGGCTGATTGACACGCAGACGCTGAGCGACCATTCTCCGGCAGCGCAGGTGGCAGTAACCTCTATTACTGGAAAAGCAAACGGAACCTACATTTATACAGCAGAGCTTATTAATGCCGGAGGAAAGACCCTCTCTGCTGCGCACAGCGTAACTGTGAAGGATGCTGCGCCGGCCAAACCGGTCTTGTCCCATGATAACTGGGATCAGGATGGCAGCTACCGGATCACAATGAATCAATGGTGGGGCACCAACGGCACCACCTACCGTTTATATGAGAATGGGGTACTGATAGACACGCAGGAGCTGACTGCCAGAACGCCGGAGGCGCAAGCGGCCACTACGCTGCTGACAGACCATACTCCGGGAGTCTATGAATATAAGGCAGAGCTTGTGAATGCCCAGGGCGTTACGGTAAGTGAGATTATGAAGGTTACCGTACAATAAGGCTGCGAGATACCAGCTGCAATAAGAAGTGCCGGGCGAGAGAGCAGCCCGGCACTTAAATTCGTTTGAACTACCTTTTCATGAGGTTCAACAACTAATAAAGATCTCACGGACCTAGGAGCCCCTATTTGCTGTAAAAAGGCCATTTTGCGGGCTTAACGGACTCAGGAGCACCTATTTAGGCAAAACCCCACTAGTTAGGGCCTATTTTATTGACATAGGGGTTATGCGGTCCGCTAGACTCCAAACCATTGCAGGAATGAGGAAATAGGAGCTATACGATCCGCTATGACGTGGGTTACCTGAAGTTCGGGTGGGGGAGTGGGTTTGGGTTAATGTAGCATCGATCCACGTGTAATTCCTCCAGTTCGTTATTCAGTCTTCCCGGCCATCACAACTTGCCTTACATAACATTCCAGTAACCTTCTATATCCTCACAGGGTTTTAAGTAGTAACTGATCTTGGAAGACCATTTGGACAATATGAGATATAATAGGTTATTATATAATAAATGACAATATATTTCATTTTAGAGAAATTGCGAGATATAGATCAAGAGGAAACCCTCTGGAGGATGAGAATGAGAATGGGAATGGGAATGAGAGTAATGAATGCTGTAGTAGTTATTGTCGTTATCATTGCCGTACTTTTTCCAGTTTATCTATATAACGAAGGGAAAAACGCTTTTTCAAACAAAAGACAATATGAGATGAATTGGCAGTTGAAATTGCCTTCCAATTTTAATGAGCTTGATCAATACAATAATCAAGGAGGATTTCACGGGGACGGGATAAGCTATACCATTTTTAGAACGAAAGGAGAATACACTTCATCCATATTAGAGTCTACAGGCGGAAGAAAAACGATTGTAGCATATTCTGGGGACTCCCTAAATGAAAATGACAGAGACATCAAACTTTTTACTGAAAATATAACAGCTCAATTGGGTGTTGCTCAAGAAAACACACCTGCGTTTAATGAAGTTTATCAATGGCAAGAGTTCAATTGTGAAAATGATAGATTAGTAGTTCTCTATTTTCCAGATAAGAACCTTGTGTATTTTGCGGAAGATTTGAAATGAAGTCGAGATTTAGGTTGTGAGCATAACCGATCGCGACTTTTTGTGATTTTGATAAGATGGAATTGAAGAACGGATGCCGACTCTTTTAGAGGACGGGAAAGCCGTTTCTTCTTGCTGTGCAGCCTTCTATGAAATGATCCCAAACACAGTATTTCCTGATTGGGCTGCAAAAATGTGCTTTGAACCTTCTAATCATGTAAAATATAAGTATCATTGTTATTTTACCATAGGAGGTTTACTATATATGCCCGTAAGTCAAGAGTCCATGAATGTCGTTCAAGCAATCCGCACCAATCTGGAATCCTGCATATTAGGAAAATCATTCGAAATACAGCTGCTGCTGACGGCGCTCCTGGCAGGCGGACATGTCTTGATCGAGGACGTGCCGGGTACAGGCAAAACCCAGCTCATCCGGGCACTCTCCCGTTCGATGTCGGGAGACTACCGCCGGATTCAATGTAATCCCGATATTCTGCCAAGTGACATTACCGGGGTATCCGTATACCATCCGCGGGATGAGATGTTTCATTTCCGTCCGGGACCCGTCATGACCAATATTCTGCTGGCGGACGAGATCAACCGTGCCACCACCAAAACCCAGTCCGCGCTGCTGGAGGTCATGGAAGAACGCAATGTGACCGTAGACGGCGAGACCTATCCGCTTCCCCATCCGTTTATGCTCTGCGCGACACAGAACCCGATTGACTTCGAGGGTACATATACCTTGCCCGAAGCACAGCTGGACCGGTTCATGCTGCGGCTTACCCTGGGCTACCCTGACCTGGATACCGAGAAGAGCCTGCTGCTCAGCCATCGGGATGGCCAGCCTGTGGACAGGCTGGAGCCGGTCAGCAACATGGAGCAGATCGCTGCGATCCAGGAAGAGATCCGCGATGTATATATAAGTGACCCGGTGCTCAATTATCTGCTGGATGTGGTCCGCCAGACCCGGGAACATCCGCTGGTTCTGCTGGGAGCGAGTCCGCGCGCTTCGCTGTCCTTCATGATGGCCTGCAAAGCCTATGCCTTCCTCCAGGAACGGGATTATGTGCTGCCCGATGATGTGAAGACCCTGGCTCCGTATGCCCTGGCCCACCGCATTCTGCTGCGTCCTGAGTCGCGTCTGGACAATGTGAGTGTGGAGTCCATGCTGCAGAAGCTGCTGCAGAACATTCATGTGCCTGTCACGATGAGGCATTAAGATGAGACGTTATTTGTCTGCGGCGGCAGCGGTGCTTCAGCCGGCGAAGCTTGCCGGTGTGCTTGCCATCTGGGGCATCACCTTGTTCTATGTATTATTTCAGGGCGGCAAAACTTCATTCATGCTGTTTATTATGGTCTCCGTTCTGGTCATTTATCTGGTGGCAGGCGGAATAGGCGGGGTGCGCAGAGCCAAAGGCACACGCAGCCTCCACTTCGAGCAGGACAAGCCGGATCTGCTCTATGCCGGAGGTTATCTCCGTGTCAGGCTCGCTATCACCATTCCGGGCTTTCTGCCTCTGCCTTATGTTGTGGTCAGAGAGATTCTGAAACGCCATAACGGCGAGACCTGGATATTTGAGGAGAGCCTGGTTCCCAGCCTGCGCGGAGTGGGCGAACTGCGGTTTCAGACTCCATCCCTGGAGCGGGGCAGCTACTCCTTTGCCCAGACGGAGATTGTCAGCGGGGATATTTTTGGCCTGGCGGAGCACAAAGGCAGCTTCGAGGCTGAAGGCCGGTTCCGGGTGCTCCCGCGTTCGGTCGTCATCCCGCGCTGGCAGCTCTATGAACGGAGATCACGGCTGGCGGGACCTCAGGTGTCGTTTGTACAATCGCGACGGGAGACAACCCAGATCAACGGCGTACGTGACTATGTGTACGGAGACCGGCTGACACGTATCCACTGGAATGCCACTGCCAAGACGGGAGACTGGAAATCCAAGGAATTTGAGCATGAGTCCATTCCCAAAACGATGCTGGTGCTGGACGGCAGTGCCTCGGCCTATTCCTCTTCAGCCCAGTTTGAGCTGGCAGTCTCGATTGCTGCCTCTCTGCTTGGTTATGGCATCCGTGAGCGGATCGGTATCGGTCTGTGCTGCCTGGATGAAACGACCAAGATATTTGCCCCGGCCGAGAGCGGCTCGGAGCGGCAGAAGATGCTCCAGTACCTGATTGATATCAATGCGCAGGGACGCGGCCCGCTGGTTGCGAGGCTGGAGCAGGCTCACCGGATGTTCCCGAAGGGCTCTTATTTCGTGCTGATCAGCCCGCAGACAGGCCAGCCGGTACTTGATGTGCTGCGCTGGGCCGGCACGCGGGGGATGACGCCGTGCCATATTCACGTAGGCCATGCATCGGCAGGCCACAGCCACAGTCCGGAGTGGAAGGATACTCTCCGTTCACAAGGCATCCCTGGTTATAGGGTCAGCTCACTTCAAGAGCTTCCCGCAGTGTTAGGGGGGGAACAGTGATATGAGTCGTTGGTGGAATCAGATCAAATCGTCCTGGCACCGTTCCTTAGCACTGTTATGGCTTACTATTATTGCACTGCAATGGCTCTCCTATACGGAGCCCGTCTGGCTGGCGCAGACCTCTTCTTCGGTGCTGCTCGTGGTGGCAGTGGTGGTGGGGGTCGAAGTGCTGCTGCCGGTTAAGCTGCTCTACCGGCTGCTGATTGAAGCCGCTGCTCTGGTGTATATCGTTTATCGGACAACCAATTATTATGGAATATATCTGGCTTATCCGGCTGAAACCATTAGCGAACGGCTGGGCAATGCCGGCTCGCAGCTATTGCCCTATCTTTATTTTGCGGCGGCAGCCTGGGTGCTGCTGCTGCTCTGTTCCTGGTGGGTATCCACCAAGGCACGGATTCTGCTGTTTATCGGAATGAATATCGCGGCGTTCGCGGCGCTGGATTCCTTCACGGATTCGATTCTGTGGCAGGAGGTGGCCTGGACGGTATTCGCAGGCATGGGCTGGCTGGTAAGCCAGCATCTGCGCAGCTTCCAGCTTCATTACCCTCGCGGCTGGAACCGGCTGCTGAAGTATCCTCTGAAGATCGCCGTCAATATTGCCATTGTTTTCTCGCTTGTGATTATGATCGGTGTGAATATGCCGGATGTGCGGCCAACTCTGACCGACCCTTATACGGCCTGGCAGGAGTGGAACGGCAACGGCAAATCGTCAGGAACTCGGACCACCGGAGTTGCCCTTCCCGGTGCGGGGACAGGGAATTCGGTCAATACCACCTCCGGCTACAGTATGGATGACAGCAATCTGGGCGGAGGCTTTAACTTCGATTATACTCCGGTTATGACCGTCACCTCAGACAGCCGGACTTATATGCGAGGTGAGACACGCAGTGTCTACTCCGGCAATGGCTGGAGCGACGATGACCGGATTACGCGCGGCCCGCTGGAGCGTTTCGATATCGGTGAACCCCTGAATACCGCTGCGGCCCCGAAGAGACAGACGGAGACGATCAAGCTCCAAATCAAGTTGCTTGGCGCCAATTATTATCCGGTGCTCTTTGGCGGATACGCGATCTCTGGCGTGCAATCCGTAGACGGGAAGAACCAGAACAACGGAATCTACTGGAGAGAGCGGGACAGCGAGCTGCTGTGGGATATCGATGGCCGGAACGGTGGCTATCCCCAAGAATACGAGCTGACCTCAGAAGTGCCGATAGTGCCCGTCCAAGCCCTTAGTGCGGCAACCTTTGAAGAGCTGTACGGCAATGCTCCTGCGGATGGAACGTTTCTGCAGCTGCCCGGAAATTTCCCGGATCGGGTGAAGGTGTTGGCCGAAGAGATTACAGCTGAAGCAGAAACACCGTATGAGAAGGTCATGCTTTTGCAACAATATTTACAGCAGACCTTCCCTTATACCAACGAGCCTGATCTCTCCCGCCGGACCAGCGATGATCTTGTGGAGAGCTTCCTGTTTGAGATCATGGAAGGATATTGTGACTATTATTCCACGGCATTGGTTACCATGGCCCGCTCGCTGGATATTCCGGCCCGCTGGGTCAAGGGTTATGCTCCCGGCGAGCAGGCGGAGCTCCCAGGCAATCTGGAGCTGCGCGAGCAGGGACTGAACAACAGCTACACCATCACCAATGCGGATGCCCATTCCTGGGCCGAGATTTATTTCGGTGACTATGGCTGGGTGCCTATCGAAGCAACACCTGGTTTCTCCGTACCGCTGCTGACAGCGGACGAAGCAGCGCCGGAGGAAGATCCGGCAGAGGAAGAAGCGGAACCAACACCTACGCCTGAGCAGGCTGCAACCGCCGCTGAAGCAGAGAGTGAAGGCGGGGGATTTGGATTCTGGCTTGTCCTTGCAGCCTCGCTGGTGCTGCTGGCCTGGTTGGGCTTCCTGCTCTGGCAGCAGCGGTTTAATCTCCGCTTCCTGCTGCGGCGCGTGCGTTATGGCCGCCCGCTGTCGCCGGACCAGAAAATGGTGGCCGAAACCGAACGTTGGGTTAAGTATATGCGCCGTAGGGGAATGCTGAAGGAAGAGCATGAAACCCTCCGTGAAGCTGTGGAACGCTGGAGCAGGGAGAAACCGGCGGCAGCTGCCTCGCTTCATGCCTTGCTGGCCTTGTTTGAACAAGCGGAATACAGCCCGGATGTTATTGAAGACAAAGATTGGCGCAAGGTGTATACTGAAGCTTTGCGGCTGCGCCAACATATGAAGGCACGTAAATAGACTGAACAGACGGAAAGCTGACGTCTATTCATTTGCGAAGCGTTAAGAGTATGTTATAGTTTTTGGTATGAAATTGAGGTGAGCGTATGTTTGAAATGTTGGTTCCCAAACTCCGCGTCAATACGGTATTCGATATCGCTCTGGAAGAGCTGTATCGCCAGGGATACCGCGGAATTATCACAGATTTGGATAACACACTGGTTGGAGCCAAGGCACCCTTGGCAACGCCTGAGCTGCTGCTGTGGTTCGAGAAGGTAAAGGTGCTTGGCTTCAAGCTGATTATTGTATCGAACAACAATATGGACCGGGTATCCCGTTTCGCCACTCCGCTGAACATTGAATTTGTGCATCAGGCCCGCAAGCCGAGCAATGCTCCCTTCCGCAGGGCGATGAAGCAGATGGGGCTTCAGCCGGAAGAAACGATTGTCGTGGGCGACCAGATGCTGACCGACGTCTATGGCGGCAACCGGCTGGGCCTGTTCACGGTACTGGTGCTGCCAATTTCGGTGAAGGATGAAGGCCTTGGCACGCGAATTAACCGCCGGGTTGAGCAAATTGCATTGACACGGCTGCGCAAGCAAGGAATGTGGCACGAGGAGGATAAATCTTAATGATTGAACATGATGAAACAGAACGTCCTGTAAAATGCACCGGCTGCGGCATTACGCTGCAGACCATGCATAAGGACCAGCCCGGTTATTTGCCGGAGGTGTCCTTTGAACGGGACCCGATAATTTGCCAGCGGTGCTTCCGGATCAAGAATTATAATGAAGCATCTTCGGTATCGGTGAACCAGGACGAGTTCCTCCGTCTGCTGAGCGGTGTGGGAGAGAAGAATGCGCTGGTAATCCATATTGTTGATATTTTTGACTTTGAAGGCAGCCTGATTTCCGGCCTGCAACGTTTCGTCGGCAATAACCCGGTTATTCTTGCCGTCAACAAAACCGACCTGCTGCCCAAGGTGACGAATTGGAACAAGCTGCGCAACTGGTTTCAGCAGCGCTGCAAGGAGCAGGGACTGCGGACCGCAGAGATTGTGCTCTGCAGCGCCAAACGCAATCAGGGCTTCGACCACCTGCTGGAGGCGGTTACCGAGCTTCGCGGACAACGCGATGTGTATGTGGTCGGGGCTACCAATGTGGGCAAGTCCACCCTGATCAACCGGCTGATCTCCGATTATAGTGATCTGGAGCAGGAGCTGACCACTTCACGTTATCCAGGCACCAC
This window encodes:
- a CDS encoding SGNH/GDSL hydrolase family protein: MRRNKAAKPLFVLLLSSVLIGSSLLPGMSASPSVNAESAESPLKVFESASTSPEQQAGPESSENSPSAVTDAVYSPPAALPQGGPYAFDFGSGAVENGYLQVKADTAYSAEAKYGFADLSRVTGGERAGSDALRSDFVVPRDTVFNVDLPNGDYTVALIAGDSEGATDLAIKVESMQKVQQTAKPAGQYLEMSFDLALVDGQMNFAFSGTLPVINSLVITKLPDRQQSGQPTVYLAGDSTVQTYDPYWKPQAGWGQMLPKFFSSEITVKNHAIGGRSSKTFITEGRLDEILRNLRPGDYFFIQFGHNDATISVPERYASPADYRIYLKTYIEGTRQRGATPVLITPMGRRDYNTAAGTFNVSFPEYVQAMKEVAAELDVELVDLSALSNTYFNSIGFEATRAVFLHLDPGIYAAFAGGSADNTHFQEYGAIQMARLLAGGVQQLDIPLAAYVRELDQPDAVPAKPTGVVAGSISNAGAVLQWTKVDNTDIYRIYRKLAAADESAYRLASTSTVPTISLGGLAEGQSYTFRVSAVNGRGESELSDEVAVTTKLATFRYDFGPAGSPVAAGYTEVNRSVLYTPERGYGLTSSEGMADRDRGSATDDLRRDFVIFFGGSYEFKVDLPNGYYTVKTYTGDWIGSTKTNVAIEGKDYGLISSGKENIAEKLYNQVAVKDGQMNLVFSGTTAHLNGVEITPLLQAPTGLKLTDLDLSADPVTATLAWDLMDGAAKYRVYRQATTGGLAELLAETASPSYIDAAADMGMDYMYTITSVDATGLESVASQLLNVSMVDASVAKAAVPTGLTLQSTDKNELTFTWQQDAAATRYQVYRSSSADGEYLLIGRTAEASYTDTTVLTTVSYYYKVSAVNAGGISGLSDALKTPAVTTLQRNMEYLDRAPIAVKTEQGNLVSWRMLGLDPESIGFHVYRGKEKLTDAPLTASTNYLDPSGTEDSKYTITTVLNGLEKPATAEFGVWEKQYLSVPLQKPADDYTKDGQPYTYVAGDASVGDLDGDGVYEIVMLWSPSISKDNSQAGYTGLVYMDAYKLDGTRMWRISLGPNIRSGAHYSPFLVYDLDSDGRAEVMLKTADGTVDGQGTVIGNAEADYRNSGGYVLLGDEYLTVFEGLTGRAVDTVSYDPPRGDVAAWGDGYGNRVDRFLAAVAYLDGEHPSAMFSRGYYTRTVLVAYDYREGKLVKRWRFDSTDEAYGKDFEAQGNHNLSVGDVDSDGKDEITFGAMAIDDDGTPLYNTKLGHGDALHFGDLDPSRPGLEVFDVHEHKESKYGIEMRDAASGEAIWGIYTGLDTGRGMSADIDPNYPGEEVWASTIASEQHVPITGLYSVKGELITKNIPSSTNFGVWWDGDLLRELMDNNRVDKWDWDNETTVNLLTAAGAASNNSTKANPSLQADLFGDWREEIMWRSSDSSEMRIYTTTDQTDYRIRTLMHDPIYRLGVAWQNVGYNQPPHPGFYLGTDMETPPPPAIVLAGQPQEPVGEAPAQPVLSSNNGHGTGLLDGDYQITMNLWWGTNGTTYKLYENGRLIDTQTLSDHSPAAQVAVTSITGKANGTYIYTAELINAGGKTLSAAHSVTVKDAAPAKPVLSHDNWDQDGSYRITMNQWWGTNGTTYRLYENGVLIDTQELTARTPEAQAATTLLTDHTPGVYEYKAELVNAQGVTVSEIMKVTVQ
- a CDS encoding AAA family ATPase; the encoded protein is MPVSQESMNVVQAIRTNLESCILGKSFEIQLLLTALLAGGHVLIEDVPGTGKTQLIRALSRSMSGDYRRIQCNPDILPSDITGVSVYHPRDEMFHFRPGPVMTNILLADEINRATTKTQSALLEVMEERNVTVDGETYPLPHPFMLCATQNPIDFEGTYTLPEAQLDRFMLRLTLGYPDLDTEKSLLLSHRDGQPVDRLEPVSNMEQIAAIQEEIRDVYISDPVLNYLLDVVRQTREHPLVLLGASPRASLSFMMACKAYAFLQERDYVLPDDVKTLAPYALAHRILLRPESRLDNVSVESMLQKLLQNIHVPVTMRH
- a CDS encoding DUF58 domain-containing protein — protein: MRRYLSAAAAVLQPAKLAGVLAIWGITLFYVLFQGGKTSFMLFIMVSVLVIYLVAGGIGGVRRAKGTRSLHFEQDKPDLLYAGGYLRVRLAITIPGFLPLPYVVVREILKRHNGETWIFEESLVPSLRGVGELRFQTPSLERGSYSFAQTEIVSGDIFGLAEHKGSFEAEGRFRVLPRSVVIPRWQLYERRSRLAGPQVSFVQSRRETTQINGVRDYVYGDRLTRIHWNATAKTGDWKSKEFEHESIPKTMLVLDGSASAYSSSAQFELAVSIAASLLGYGIRERIGIGLCCLDETTKIFAPAESGSERQKMLQYLIDINAQGRGPLVARLEQAHRMFPKGSYFVLISPQTGQPVLDVLRWAGTRGMTPCHIHVGHASAGHSHSPEWKDTLRSQGIPGYRVSSLQELPAVLGGEQ
- a CDS encoding transglutaminase domain-containing protein; amino-acid sequence: MSRWWNQIKSSWHRSLALLWLTIIALQWLSYTEPVWLAQTSSSVLLVVAVVVGVEVLLPVKLLYRLLIEAAALVYIVYRTTNYYGIYLAYPAETISERLGNAGSQLLPYLYFAAAAWVLLLLCSWWVSTKARILLFIGMNIAAFAALDSFTDSILWQEVAWTVFAGMGWLVSQHLRSFQLHYPRGWNRLLKYPLKIAVNIAIVFSLVIMIGVNMPDVRPTLTDPYTAWQEWNGNGKSSGTRTTGVALPGAGTGNSVNTTSGYSMDDSNLGGGFNFDYTPVMTVTSDSRTYMRGETRSVYSGNGWSDDDRITRGPLERFDIGEPLNTAAAPKRQTETIKLQIKLLGANYYPVLFGGYAISGVQSVDGKNQNNGIYWRERDSELLWDIDGRNGGYPQEYELTSEVPIVPVQALSAATFEELYGNAPADGTFLQLPGNFPDRVKVLAEEITAEAETPYEKVMLLQQYLQQTFPYTNEPDLSRRTSDDLVESFLFEIMEGYCDYYSTALVTMARSLDIPARWVKGYAPGEQAELPGNLELREQGLNNSYTITNADAHSWAEIYFGDYGWVPIEATPGFSVPLLTADEAAPEEDPAEEEAEPTPTPEQAATAAEAESEGGGFGFWLVLAASLVLLAWLGFLLWQQRFNLRFLLRRVRYGRPLSPDQKMVAETERWVKYMRRRGMLKEEHETLREAVERWSREKPAAAASLHALLALFEQAEYSPDVIEDKDWRKVYTEALRLRQHMKARK
- a CDS encoding YqeG family HAD IIIA-type phosphatase, which codes for MFEMLVPKLRVNTVFDIALEELYRQGYRGIITDLDNTLVGAKAPLATPELLLWFEKVKVLGFKLIIVSNNNMDRVSRFATPLNIEFVHQARKPSNAPFRRAMKQMGLQPEETIVVGDQMLTDVYGGNRLGLFTVLVLPISVKDEGLGTRINRRVEQIALTRLRKQGMWHEEDKS
- the yqeH gene encoding ribosome biogenesis GTPase YqeH yields the protein MIEHDETERPVKCTGCGITLQTMHKDQPGYLPEVSFERDPIICQRCFRIKNYNEASSVSVNQDEFLRLLSGVGEKNALVIHIVDIFDFEGSLISGLQRFVGNNPVILAVNKTDLLPKVTNWNKLRNWFQQRCKEQGLRTAEIVLCSAKRNQGFDHLLEAVTELRGQRDVYVVGATNVGKSTLINRLISDYSDLEQELTTSRYPGTTLDTVRIPLDDGHYIIDTPGIVYPWRYSELVERQDLDAVMPSNPLKPAVYQLNEGQTLFFGGLGRFDFVQGVHQSFTCFISGTLKIHRTKLERADELYQNHRGVMLSPPGSEQLDKLPTWQRHEFRIAKNSQTDLFMSGLGWIKVNGSEGAVVAVHVPRGVKVLTRPSLI